The stretch of DNA CTAGCCTCAAGGACTTTGGACATTCCTGAGCTGGCCACCAAGCGGGAGAGCCTGCTAGCCTGCAAGTGCTTGTGTCCTGCGCACgcgtgcgtgtacatgtgtgtgtccgtgtgtgttcgtgtgtgtccgtgtgtgtatgtatgtacatgtgtgtgtacgtgtatgtgtccATGTCCACCTGTCTGTATCCATATCCTTGTGCCTGAGGTCAGATTTTAGAAACTATTCACAGCCTAGTTGAGCCCTGAAGGCCAGAGTGCCCAAGTCCCAGACCGTTGCTGGGCTGGGGCAGAATGAGTGGGACCCAGGAAAGCCAGTGCTGGCCTTGCCCTCCTGGAGAGCAGCCCCCTCCTCCCTGACCCTGGTCATGCCTGacttcatctccccagccttccccGAAGTGCAGGAAGGAGCTAGCACCCAGGCTGAGCCTCCTCCAGGACTCCCTGGAGTCCCTCCCAACACAGCTCCTCTGGGGGCAACAAGGCTGAATACCCCACCCCCTACTTCCCAGAGGACCCTGGAGTGCAGGGGAGGTTCAGGGAGCAGGAAGCCCTGGTAGGCGCATGTTGCATAACCAGAGGAAAAGTACTTGACgctgtggaggagagagaggaagaacagagagaggaggtaATGGCTCCgccatcacagcagcagaacccaCTGTCAGGCAGAAAAGTCGCTGTCACACAGGATCCTGATCTCTCTTTACAGGGAAAGAAAGTCCCACCCTGCAGACCTGGTGGCTGGGCCCTGTTGCTACTCAGAAGACCAAGACCTGTTCTCAGGGCCCACTCAGGCTGGTCCTGTTAGGGGAGAGGGCTGGAGTTTAACGTGGGGCCACAGGGGCAGAAGCTGCAAGTCGGGTGGGTTTGGTGACAAAGGTGTGGCAGGCCTTGACCTTGGAGAGATTCCTGCTGCCTGTTAGGCAGAGTTGGTACAGTGGCCACGGTGAAGACCAGCCCCCACCCAGCTGGGCTTCCCCCTCTTCTGTCCCTCCAGCTGAGCCCTGTGTGGGGAGATGCTAAGGGAACAGCCTGCTCCAACCCCCTCTGTCGCCCACGGCTCAGCCGCCCACCCACGCTGAGTCAGAGCTCCGAGGTGGCTGTGAGTCAGCTGTGAGCACCCTGGCAGCTCAGGCCTGCCCCCTGCTGGAAGATGGCCATGCCGGGAAGCGCTTCTTCAACAGCTGCTGCTGGGCAGCAGGGCTGGCCGAGCTCTCTGCTCCGGGCTGGTGGAGTTCAGCCTTAGTGGGGCCCGTGCAGGGTGTGCACTGGAGAGGTGTCTCGGTGTTTTGTAATGGACAATTCCGGCTGATACCTGTGTGTGAATAGGTCTGTTCTTGGCATTCAGGCAGTTCAGTCATCACAGTTGGGTTAAACAGTTCCATGCGCTGCTACAGGGCCTTGGGTGCACACCCTTCCAGCCGGCTGTCCTGGAAAGACCAGTAGAGAAGTTCGAGGGGTGGGCGTGTTCCTTCCAGACTGACCTGCCACTGGTGCGTGTGCCTTCCCATCTCAGGAAGGACTCAAAGAAAACTGGGCCCAGTGTGTGCGTGCAACCCGCATGTGCCCCTAACCTGGGGCTCTAACACCAGCTACCACAGCTTTTCTCTCAGACGGgtgctttcctgatttcttttcccTATGGCTGACTTTCTTACActgtggctcttttttttttttttttttttgtttttcgagatagggtttctctgtggttttggagcctgtcctggaactagctcttgtagaccaggctggtctcgaactcacagagatccgcctgtgtctgCCAACCCCCCTTCCcaaccgagtgctgggattaaaggcgtgcgccaccactgcccggctacactGTGGCTCTTTGACCAGTACTTTCTTTCGGTGAGGATGGCTTGTATCTACTTTGAGACTTTCTTTCAAATTGTGAACTACACATAACTGAGAGAAACCGCTTTTTAGTCATTAAGTCAACAGTTCAGCGGCGGAAGCGCTTTCTTTGATAGGTTGGTCTAAGAATGACAAGGTCCCATATATCTAGGTGAGCCTCAGACCCCCTGTATAGCTCAGAAGACCTTCAGGAATGTTGAGAATACGGGCAGGCAGCACTACCTATGCCTTTTGTTGtaggtttttgtgttttgttttgtttttttctagacagggtttctctgtaactttggagcctgtcctggaactagcttttgcttagactagactggcctcgaactcacagagatccgcctgcctcttcctcccgagcgctgggattaaaggcgtgcgccaccactgcctggcttagggCCACAGCTCTGATCCCTAGCACCCTCACAAATGCCAGGTGACCGTGGCAGCatacacctgtagtcccagcacttgtggaGAGAGGGTCCCCAGGGCAAGCTAAACCAGTAGAATTGGGGAGCGCCGGGTTCCATGAGAGACCATGCTTCAATGAATGGGGTATCAAGGAAGACACCAGTGTCAATCTTCTGCTCCATGTGCATGTATAGGTATTCACATTGTGTGTTTATCAACCCAGAGGTCTGTCACCCGGGTCCTCCACAGGAGACAAGATCCTGGGCCACATGGACAGTCATGCCGAAAGTGGCCTGCAGGCTTAATTGCATAACTAAACCCAAGCAGAATCTGCCTTCAGCTCACCGGCCTGTCCCCTCTGCCCCCAGTACATCGATGCCATCAGCAACAAGCAGGGCGAGCTGGAGAACTACGTGTCTGACGGTTACAAGACAGCACTCACTGAGGAGCGCAGGAGGTTCTGCTTCCTGGTGGAAAAGCAATGTGCCGTGGCCAAGAACTCCGCTGCTTACCACTCCAAGGTGAGCTGATGCCGTGGCTGCATGGTCGCTGCCTGCTCTGTGCAACTGGCCCCATTTGCAGGAGGGAACTAGCTGGTCATGGACCCAGACAGTGTTATTGAGCGTCTGAGCTCCCAGAGAAGTCTGTAACACTGGGGTGAGCATCCTTGTGCACCTCAGCCTGGGGAACAGACTTCTAGAGGGAGAATTGCCGGGTCAGAGGGCATGGCATTTTGAAGACCTGCATTAGAAATGGCTGGGCATTTTGGTTGACTGCAGCTGACTGCCTGCTAAGGAAAACTCGCAGTGGGGTAGGTTTGAGGCCTTCCTGAAGTCACGCCTGGCTTTTCTGCTCCAGTCAAGGTCTAGCTTGACTGGTGGCAGCTTGAGAAGGAGTGACCCACGCCCTCCTGGCTTCTGAAAGTGTTCGTTGTTACCTGCTCATCTGAACACCTGGGTGGCCTCTGGGCCGGGGCTCTCATATTGACGACTCCTGGCCTCTGAGGCTGGACCACGTCACCTGACATCCTGACCTGCACGACTTAATGTCTGCCAGCCGCCATAGTCCCATAGACAGCCATGTCCCCACATGGAACTGGTCACCCTCATCCCACACCACACCTCCTAGGCAGCTGTAGGTCCCCCCCTTCACTGCTCCAGATGGCCTCTTCTGAGCCCAGACTGGTCACATGGGTGTCCTCAGAGTCCCTCCTTGCCCCCACTTTCTCAGTGCCTTTAGCACTAGGCTTTTGGTGGGGTTCATGTATTCAGGCATTCCTGGTTCCTCCACAGCCCCTGAGAAACCAACCTCTTTCCACTAAGTCGAATGAGGGCCCCCCCTAGACACCCCATGTTCCCTCTCCCTGTTTACAGCCTATCccatcagaacacacacatatttcctGGGCCACATTCCAAGACCTAGCCCAGCCTTGCTAAACAAAGCAAGTCCTTGTGAGGAGCTGCCTCCTCCAGGATGGGCTGCCCCGAGCCCCTGGCTATGTGGCCTGGGCCTGGGAGAGGGCTGACATAACCCCCTGGGATAGGGGATGTTCAGGTGATAGACTCTTGCTGGAAACATGTTGGGGTGCGTGGAACCCCATCATTTACTATATCTATAGGAGATAAACTGGGGTCAGATTGTGTCCCCTGGAACATTCAAGAACATTCAAAGAGCTTAGTGTGATTACGCAGCCCAGCTAACCATGGAGACCCGGGTCCTGCCCCGGTGAGGGAAGGTGGTCTAGAAACTGGCACTATACACACTGACATGTCCTTCCCACACATGACCCTGCCACCTCTGCTCTGGTCCTCAGGACCTTTGGCACCAGGAAAAGCCCAGAGACTGCTAGAGGCAGGTACACAGCCAGGCCAGGACTGCCCCTGTGTCCTGGGAGAGCGCTGCCTGTGCCTGCTTCCTACTGTGCCCTCAGTTCCCACTTCCCCACTCCCAGAGCTGCTGGCGTTTTAACTGCCTGGTGCAGGGGCCAGCACAGAGCTTTAAGGCTGGCAGCGGCATCTGCGCCCTCTAGTGGGGACCAGACTTTGTGCTGTGGCCGGAAGAAGAGCTCTAACTTCCCTATCTGGGCAGCTGGCCACACGCTGGGCTGCGTACAGGCTCTGAACAGGGGTCTTGATGCTGGTCTGCCAGTGTGGCCATCCCAGGATGAAAGGATTTGACCGTCTGCAGCACTACCGCCCTGGAGGCCCACTTGTCCTAATGGGTAGCAGGGACAGGGGCTGCCTCACCTGTGCCCAGACGCCAGGCACAGTGCACTGCCCATTCAAGCCTTTGAGTCTCTTCAAGTAGACACAAAAGCCTAAAGCAGAATTCAGTGTCGTGTCTATGCCCCCTCACCCTCTGTGCATCCTGTACACTCACGAGATAGGCCTTCATGTGCCCCAGACAGGGGCCACCTTTGCACATCTCCACCCTCCTGGCCTGATCATGACTGGGCAGCTCTGTCCTGTCTCCAGTTTTTACCCCCTCACACCTGCCAGATGGCTCTTTCCTTGACGTTACGTAGTCTTGTCTACAAAGGGCTGGCTGTGTGAGCCCGtccattccccccaccccccggccCCTGAGGAGGCACTTCAAGAACAGGGCCTGGTGTCCTCTCGGGGACCTAGCACATAAGTGCTCGCCAGGCCCTTTAGCAGGAATCCCCTTTGAGACACTAGTCCTTGCAGATGGCCTTTGGGGGACCACCGATGAAGGACAGCACCGGGGCTAGGACAGACCACATGCATGCAAGGTGGTGCTGCTCAGAGAGACACCTCTGGACTGTGCCCCGCTGCAGGAACCTGGGCTGCAACTGACGCCCTTCCTGTCCTGTGTCTTCTACTCTAGGGCAAGGAGTTGCTAGCCCAGAAGCTGCCTCTGTGGCAGCAAGCCTGTGCTGACCCCAACAAGATTCCAGACCGTGCCGTCCAGCTGATGCAGCAGATAGCCAGCAGCAACGGCTCTATCCTCCCTAGTTCCCTGTCAGCCTCCAAGTCCAACCTGGTCATCTCAGACCCCATTCCTGGAGCCAAACCCTTGCCAGTGCCACCTGAGCTGGCACCATTTGTGGGGGTGAGTCCTGGGCCTTCAAAAGCttacggggggtgggggggagtccCTTTGCCTGGGGTGGCGGCATCTTCTCTAAAGGGCAAGCCCAGTGTGctgagcccaggcccctgtggtGGGTGCAGGGTACTCCCAAGCTGGCTCCCAGCGAcgccctgcccctgcctcttcctccagcgGATGTCTGCTCAGGAGAATGTACCTGTCATGAATGGCGTCGCAGGCCCGGACAGCGAGGACTACAACCCCTGGGCTGACCGCAAGGCTGCCCAGCCCAAATCCCTGTCTCCTCCGCAGTCTCAAAGCAAGCTGAGTGACTCGTACTCCAACACACTCCCCGTGCGCAAGAGCGTGACCCCGAAGAACAGCTATGCCACCAGTAAGGGCCCAAGGGTGCTAGGCTGAGGAACCAAGGCTTGtgagtgcgtgtgcgtgtgcatggcTGTGGgagtatgtgtgtaggtatatatatgaacacacgTTTCTGcatggcatgtatgtgcatatgcctgtgtgcatgtctacaGATACCTGTGCACGGGTATGTTACGCATGTGCAAGCTTGATTACGCATGATTGAAACTGTGGCATGGTGGGAGGAGACCAGAGCCCCGTCTGCAGCAGACGGGCTAGAGGGTGGAGGGGGCTTCCATTGGCCATGGGACGGTTCCTGTGTTTGGTCCGTGACAGTTGTGAATGCTTGTATCCCGGCTCCATCCGATGTGAACAGTCCTCTCACGCACACACCCGTTGTCCCGGCAGCTGAGAACAAGACGTTGCCACGTTCGAGCTCCATGGCAGCTGGCCTCGAACGTAATGGCCGCATGCGGGTCAAGGCCATTTTCTCCCACGCGGCCGGTGACAACAGCACTCTGCTGAGCTTCAAGGAGGGCGACCTCATCACGCTGCTGGTTCCCGAGGCCCGCGACGGCTGGCACTACGGCGAGAGCGAGAAGACCAAGATGTGAGCACACCTGCAGGGGGCGTGGGGGTGGCAAAGTCAGAGGGCCTTTCCCCACTGACCCCATCTTTATTGCCCGTTACTTCTGTGTCCCTATGAATGCTCATTCTTTGGCACAGGACACGGTtttctgaatgtgtgtgcacagtggCACACTTGGCCATATTCAAGATGGGAGCCTAGGTATGGTTTCCCTAAAATATGTGGCAGAGCAGACTTGACCACCTGCTGAGACAGCTCCCCACAAACTCTCCTGTAGGCCTGAATAGCCTGCGGCAATGTCACCAAGTCTTGGTACCACCCAGAGGCGGCCCACGTCCCCGGGAAAGCAGTAGTTTTTATCTGGGTCTGTCTTTGACCCATATGGCTAAGCAGCTGTGGCCAAATCGAGGCATAAACTGAGCTTTGCTGTGCCCCAGTGGCAGCTGCGTACTGGGCAGGGAGCCTGCGAGAGGTCTCTAAGGAATAGGAAGCTGTGTCGCCTCTGTCCCGGTGGTCTGGAGCGGGACCCATCATGGTAGTGGGCTGTGTGGTGGGTGAGGTACAGGTGGTCAGACCCATGGCTCCACCAAACAGAGCTGCTAGGCTGCCTCACCCTTGGGGCCAGATGCAGAGCCAGCTCCAGCCAAGTCACATCACGGTCTCCCTGGAACCAGTGGGACCCGGCGTCTGACAGCGGTCAGCAGGGGCCACTATGCTGCATCTGGAGAGCCTATAGAATGGATTCTATTCTATATAGAATAGGGCTCTCTCACCTGGGGCCTTTCTTCTAGGCGGGGCTGGTTTCCCTTCTCCTACACTCGGGTCCTGGACAGCGATGGAAGTGACAGGTT from Microtus ochrogaster isolate Prairie Vole_2 chromosome 7, MicOch1.0, whole genome shotgun sequence encodes:
- the Baiap2 gene encoding brain-specific angiogenesis inhibitor 1-associated protein 2 isoform X1, with product MSLSRSEEMHRLTENVYKTIMEQFNPSLRNFIAMGKNYEKALAGVTFAAKGYFDALVKMGELASESQGSKELGDVLFQMAEVHRQIQNQLEEMLKSFHNELLTQLEQKVELDSRYLSAALKKYQTEQRSKGDALDKCQAELKKLRKKSQGSKNPQKYSDKELQYIDAISNKQGELENYVSDGYKTALTEERRRFCFLVEKQCAVAKNSAAYHSKGKELLAQKLPLWQQACADPNKIPDRAVQLMQQIASSNGSILPSSLSASKSNLVISDPIPGAKPLPVPPELAPFVGRMSAQENVPVMNGVAGPDSEDYNPWADRKAAQPKSLSPPQSQSKLSDSYSNTLPVRKSVTPKNSYATTENKTLPRSSSMAAGLERNGRMRVKAIFSHAAGDNSTLLSFKEGDLITLLVPEARDGWHYGESEKTKMRGWFPFSYTRVLDSDGSDRLHMSLQQGKSSSTGNLLDKDDLAIPPPDYGTSSRAFPTQTAGTFKQRPYSVAVPAFSQGLDDYGARSVSRNPFANVHLKPTVTNDRSAPLLS
- the Baiap2 gene encoding brain-specific angiogenesis inhibitor 1-associated protein 2 isoform X2, yielding MSLSRSEEMHRLTENVYKTIMEQFNPSLRNFIAMGKNYEKALAGVTFAAKGYFDALVKMGELASESQGSKELGDVLFQMAEVHRQIQNQLEEMLKSFHNELLTQLEQKVELDSRYLSAALKKYQTEQRSKGDALDKCQAELKKLRKKSQGSKNPQKYSDKELQYIDAISNKQGELENYVSDGYKTALTEERRRFCFLVEKQCAVAKNSAAYHSKGKELLAQKLPLWQQACADPNKIPDRAVQLMQQIASSNGSILPSSLSASKSNLVISDPIPGAKPLPVPPELAPFVGRMSAQENVPVMNGVAGPDSEDYNPWADRKAAQPKSLSPPQSQSKLSDSYSNTLPVRKSVTPKNSYATTENKTLPRSSSMAAGLERNGRMRVKAIFSHAAGDNSTLLSFKEGDLITLLVPEARDGWHYGESEKTKMRGWFPFSYTRVLDSDGSDRLHMSLQQGKSSSTGNLLDKDDLAIPPPDYGTSSRAFPTQTAGTFKQRPYSVAVPAFSQGLDDYGARSVSSGSGTLVSTV